ttttatagttttcttaAAATGCCCTGACATGACAGGTCACAAATACAGTTTGGTCAAGTTAATGTACATTCAAAGAAAACTTTTGGTCTCCTACAAGGTAGGCCTCTGTCTTTGTACACATGTGTGCATGTACAGATATGAATGAATGACATATAGAAAAACGTCCATACAGACCTTCTGAATGCTACATGGATGCTTCCCAGGTGGATTTCAGACTATTCATCCTGACATGGCTTGGGTTAGCTCTGCTCACTGACAGTGATAAGGCCCACAAATGAATTCAGGATTTGCTGCAGCAGGAGACCATGTCAGAAAACAGGTGAAATACATTTCAGCTTGCTGCAAATTgctgttttattaatacatattATAACTATATGGTTAGTATTAGGATCATCAAATCATTGCTTAGTTCACGTTTTCATATGACAGCTTTAATTGACTGTATAATTAGGCCTATTGAGTGAATTTTGAACCTGGTTATGAAGTTGTGTTTTCAGTACGCCTTTGACTGAAATGACTTGTTGAACTTGTTCCTCAGAGTCTGGATTAGTTTGAGGCGTTTTCATGTTAAATGTCTGTCTTCTGATCTATCAATGACTAAAACAATgatatacatttaaataaaaacaataagatcTTAAAAAGACCTTCAGAAACAGTAAAAGTATTTTCACAAGCAACGTTTTGTCTGGTTTATGCATTGAAATATGGGATATTacgccccctgctggttgaTGTGACGTttgtaaaatattgattaaaacagATCTTTGCTGTCAATTTGAACAAGTATTTACCCATTCCAGGTCTCTTCAGTCTGTGGTTTATTTTCCTCTCATCTAAAGGTTTCAGatcattaagcaaatttttgGATCAAACAAAGATAacgtgaaaaacaaacaaacaaatggaacCATAAAGTCAagtcaattcaaaaatactttattgattcaaaagggaaattaaatgtaactcaTATCACTCAAGGTCGTTATAGATGGCAattgctgtgggcaggaagggtCTGTTGTAACGGTtccactttttttcctcatcaatCCACACATCATTTTTCAGGCAACAATATCATTGCTCTAATCTATTATGACATTTCTTTAGATCGGAATGTTTGAAACAATTTGAGCACTTCATGGTTTTCTACTATTTGAGCGATTTCTTGATTCTGCAAAtgggtttggttttttttgtaaacattttctgcataaCCATCAAGTAAAACGTCTTCTGTTCCACACGTTGAGTTCAAACATCTGTTTAAACATCTGAGTATAGAACGAGTTAAACTTCTTGGACGTCTGGAGTTCTAGAACTTTCCCCATTAAAATTGTACTGCAGGACGTCCGTTTAGCAGGAAGTACATTGGgtgaaaatttatttgataaaatgtaaaactttgtcaatattaacGTTTCGTCCAATGtcgaaaaaacaaaattttttcgACATTGGACGAAAAAAAATTGTCCAATGTCGCTtccattcaaataaaaaagtgattaaaatgacataaaaagtTTGTGATAGGTCATTAAAAAATGCTTACGGTCACCTTCGAGCTACTTCCTatcatcttcttcttcgtggtttgcacCAGTGGCTACATACGgatgttgatcatgtgactcgtgacaagatttttttttccttttcagtttggtgaaataaaacaaatttctataaagcaaaaaaaaaaaaaaaaaaaaagaaaacatcttatccaagtgaaaaatgtgtttttagtctaatttcttttcaacatatgcatgtttttattgagccaatttatttccaaaaagcCAAATTGcataaatttgctcaatggaaacagCTGTATACACATTGTGTTGGATCTCGACTCTGTTTGTGTTGATATTAACATATGTAGTAATGTGTACAGGGTGTGGCTAATGAAACAGGATTCAATGTTCACAATTTCACACAGTTCACAGTTGACTTTGAGAGGTGTTCTCAATACAATAAATTTAATAACTCGAAATTTTGATAAACAGTAAACTATATATTGGTTATGATATTTggtttaaccaaaaaaaaacaaacaaactccatattttgttttcactttccaTCTTTATGAATCCTCCTCAAACacatcatacaaaaaaaataataattttcatctACATATTTACTTCAACTTGTCCCAGGTGTTATTTCTTCAAAGAAGTGCATCAAAATGTTCTGCTAAAGACACGTCTCACTCTTCCCACCTTCCCCCCCCAACCAGACGCTGGATGCTTCCACGTGGAGCAGCCGCTGTCCAAACATGACACAGATGTAGAATTGAATTCAAGGAGATGTCTGAAAGGTTATTGGCAGATCGATGGAAGAGTCTACTCGGTCCTTGTCGCCAGGTCACATGACAGTTTGGTCTGAAGCATCACAGCTCCTTCTCACGACATGATACTGTGAAGACATTagtgctaaataccatgttgatGATAGAGCTCAGCGTCTTTGATAAAATTAGAAGCGTCTCGAGAGGCGAGGCACTGAACGGGTCGATGGCAAGTAGCTATCGACCTACCGACACCCGGCCCCCCAACTCCATCACTTCTGCCACCGCGCGGCGTGTTCGCACGAACAGCGTCGCGTTTACAAAAAGACATGGaaatcaaaaggaaaacaaacataaaaactaatctGGAAAGGACATAGAAATGCATCAAAGTAGAACCGCAGTGgataaaaagaaacttaaaaagttaaatgaatgtTGCCGACGGCTGGGAGAAACTCAAGCTTCTTTGTCCAGGATGGCTTTCacatcagcaaacacctggagggACAGCAAACAAAAGGGCGGGGCTTAGTTTCACTCTGtggttcaaaaaaaaaaaaaaaagacaaacaaacattgtcTCCATTCACTCTCACTCAGCATTTCCACTTTTTTGTCACGTTGCAGCAGAAAACTTGGAAGATTAATGATGCGTGATTTTCAAATTTGGTTTACTGTACatgtgaaaatctgaaaagtgtggcataccTCTCAATCAGAGTGCCTCAAACGTTTCCAGGCTGAGGAccatttaacacatttaacaaacactcacAGACGACCTCACTGGAAAATACCCCCACAATAACAACATCTTAATAAATACAACCTGACATTACAATTATTATTCTTTACTGTTGTCTTTGTTCATCCTAATGAAAAAGTTAATGCCGTTTAGAAGACGGCCACCACAAACCATGAACGAGTCGACTCGgggcattttgagttatttacagaatCTGAATGTGTGGATTCGAAACTTTCCAATgatatcaaatcaaatcagaacCATAACAAGACTTGAGTTGCACTGGCAGAAACAAAAGTAACAGAAGTTGTTGATGTGTGAGCAGAGCACTATCAGCAAGCAAAGTTgtagaaaacaaagaacagttctCGTTAACCGTTCATTGCCATGAACTGTAGGACTGTTCAAAAGAGTCGAATCACTAGTGAACAAACACATCAACGCTGACAGCAGACATCATTTGGCTTCTTCTGATCATATAACTAATCCTGGTATTGTTTTCCTCCCACCGgtgtcttcagtttttcttttggagtGATACAATTTTATccattatcatttttaaaaacagtctttTGTTAAGGCAACTTTcagcttaaaaaaagattaagctCAAATCTGAATCTTGTGCTTCCAATTTGAGCTCAAGTCACGGTAAATAAACAGTTGCttacatgcagtaccttgcGGGCCAGTAGGGGGCGCCCGCGGATCACGTTTAGAGAAAGACTGTTCTGAATTAAACCCCAAAGGGCTTCAGATGCCGCATGACTGAGACGATTGTTAAAGAACCAGCATGATGGAGACAGTGGACAGGTCAGGCAGGAGTTCCTCTACCTGCTGTTCTTTccactacaaaataaaatcatatctAAAATTAGGACGAGTTTGGATAGCATTAATCAGGGAAGCAGGAGACAGGGACATGGTAACTGTGAAAGAGCTGCAGaggagtatttatttatttgaaggatAACCGTCTGTGATGCAACATCTCATTGCCGAGAGCGTCCTTAGAAAACATCCGAGATTTAGTCAAgaactccacaaatctggcctttatgaaGGTACGGAAAGAAGAAACCTGTAACAAGTTTTGCTTGATGCTCACAATATACAAAGgcatgccgcacttttcagacttttatttgcggaaaatgttgaaaaccttGAATCAGTTCCCTTCATGTCGTCTCCTTCCTTAAAAAATGTCCCAAGTCTTTTTTATTACTAGCAAAGTGACGGTCAAACACGACAAAACGTGGAAATGTTTCAGCGGGCTTTAAGAATGGCGAAACAGAAGAGTGACGAGCCGCATCGAGGCGCGGCGTTTCCTCACCTGGTCCACGGAGCGGGAGGCGTCGATGGTGCGCACCTTGCCATGTTTCTGGTATTGCTCGATGATTGGTCGCGTAGAGTTCAGGTAGGTTTGGATTCTGCGtaagaaggagaagaagcaaCGGAAGCTGGTAATTGGGGTCGGGCGGCACAAGGGACTCGAACGAGACGTAAATCAGGCCAGCGACACACGCAGGTATCCAGTCGGTCAGTTAAATAGGCCACAGCAATCAGACATGCTGGATTTTAGTTGGACTTCTACACACAGAAACCAATCAAACAAGCAGGCATTCAGCACCCTGCAGACGTCTCACCTTTTCTCCAGGCTCTCTCTGTTGTCATCCGTCCGTCCGCTGCTCTTCCCTCTTTCTAAACATCTGTCGATGCAAACCTGTGCACATATCACATCTTCATATTTTATGTGCTGGACTACAATAAGCCGGATGTGGGATCAGATGCCCCGTTCGGTGGCGTACCTCGTTGCTGCAgtcaaagaaaagcacaaacttGACGTCTGCTTTGCCGTCCATGACCCGGTTCCAGCCCTGCAGGTTGTCCTCGTTACGAGGGAAGCCATCGATTAGGAAATAGCTCTTGGTTTGGTCTTTGGTCATCGTCTCTTCCATGGACTAAATGGGGGGATAAACCACAAAAATGGCAGCCGCtgcacattaaaaaatgtaCGCAACACTTTTGTCAACATGCCGCTAATGTCGCAGAAACACAACTTTGGGattgtgatgtttccattaaataagaaacatcaTTAAAATCCCCAAGATAAGATTGTTCAAGcaacaagtcattaaaaagacGCGCCACCATcctccagctacttcctgtcgttGTCTTTTTCATGGTTTCCGCCAGTGGTAACATttagttgttgatcatgtgactcctgtgatattgaaaaagtgtttccgatgcagttttgtgaaataaatccaTTTCGATATGGCCAAATTTCACGTGCTTTCACTGagcaaatttactttaaatgttaaattgtgCAATTCTATGGTCAAAAGAGTTATAGACTTAATTTGGATAAATATTAACACATCTAGTACAGCATACAGTAATCAGGCCTGCGTCTTGGCTTTTAACATTATCACACAGGTTGGGGTTGGTTTGTGTAGCTTTTCCGAAtggaacaaataaaataatttaaaaaattgtactATACACAGCACAATGCCTGTGGGTATCATAACTAAATACGACaaattaagcacatttatttttgaaatgtcaaattttgagattatttggTGAACGCAAACGCAGCAGGTTTGTATGACTGGTACAAACAAAGTCAGAGCGACTCAGAGCAGCTGAGAAAACCTTCAACAGAACAACAGATGTTCACGAAAGAAGCAGAATAAATAACCTCTTGGCAAgcctggagcagctgcaggaatGTTTATTATGACACGCTGGCTTTCTTTCATTGcactaataaaaataacattttgaaataaactctGTTGAGTCATCTCCCCAACCTCCCTAAGggcttgaaatgttttgtgtttttttttccagattgaGTCCGTCTGAATCAAGCCTGGGCCTGACGAAGTCGTATGGTTCTGCACATAATTCACCCAAGCTGAAGTTGTGTGCAACTCGTATGCAGAACCTGGACCTGCTGCGTACCTGTCTGAGTAAGCTGATGGTGATCTCCACCGGGACGATTTTGCCTTCTTTGATATAGTTATCGATGAGCTGTCCAAACTCGGACCCTTCTCTACCTCGCTCTGCCCTCAGCAAATCTCCAGCTGACAAATGAGTGTAGTTGTAGgcctgaaacacacaaacacacacatagagaAAACATTAGAATTTTCACATGATCAACTGATCTTTGGtgttaaaacacaacaaatgcaTCCATTTCTTGCTCCATTTTTATCCAAACAAACGATGAGTGCTTTATCAGACTGTAAGCGtgcagctgggaaaaaaaagtcggCTGTTTGTTGCCCTGAATGAAAAGAGCTTGTGTCATTCAGGTCTGACTGCTGCTCTGGCAACGTGGCAGCCGACACCCAGTCACCCTGGTTCAAAGTCTCCGTCATAAACCCTCGCTACCAAACGTCTAGCATGTGCGCCACTTGGGAATGCTTTTAGCAGGAAACcagttttacagtttcttttaCTACTTTGACAGGAAGAAAGATGCTAAGCTAACAGATGGAAACTGGTTTTTCTTCTATAACTGGTCTGTAAACAAAGTGCTCTTGAAGGTGATATGCTCGCGTTATTGAAAGTGGCTATGAGATATGATTCTATAGAATATTTGGCGGCTTTTTAATTCCTTTTACATTCCATTTTGAGGTTATTTTTTGGAGGAGAACAAAATGTGGATCTAAAGAATTAGGAGCTAATAAATCCCAGCAATACAACACCTGATTGGAGGACTGAACTGAATGATTGCAGAACAAGAGTGTGAAGGGGCTCATGTGAGAACATTTGGAGAGGCAAAAGCCAACGAGGTGGATGAGCAGAGCCAGCCAAAAAGTGACGCTGCCGTCCAGGAGACGCTGCTATGGATGGAATACCGTCTCTGCTTCCCAGATaatgagctgttagcatgtcaggGCAGCTGTCACACCATTgtacagcaacagtcttcagtcagaggcctcaaAAGGCTACCTTtggaagactgactgctacaggaaatcCTTACACAGCATCGGCAGTGATTTTTGAAGATATTTCCATGAAACGAGTTGTGACATTTGGGACGGATAAAGCATTTTCAAACTGAATTGGGATTTGTGAGAGATAAACCAATTGAGATCAATAATCTGTGAAACTGTGTTTGAATTcacttttcattaatatctaACAGGTGCCTGGTcagccttttttgttgttgttgttgtttcttctaGATAATAACCACACAGCAGCAGTAGGACATCACTGAAGCAGAAGATGCAAAATAGCCACAGAGAAAGATTTCAAAAAGGATTACCGAAGACAATTTTGACTCTAAAGCTTGCTAGTAGCTAGCCGGCCAATAAAGTAACCCCTTTACCTCGTGTGTTGatcttatttttcagatttcaacaACTTACTGGTCATGTTTCACATTTCCATGAAAGAAAATACACTGAGAAGACGCTAAAGCTTTAAGCTCGGTACAGTGAACTCCATCTTGTCAGTAAATCAATAGATGTTTGCTCAAACATGTATTTCTGTTTGATGAAGGGGGTCCCTGTGCCCTTCAGACTGGCTCTGGTTGTTACATAACTCCAGCTGTACCGACCAGGCGGTGGAAAGGACCCAACATCCTGCCGGCTCTGTTTGCTCTACGTCATGTTCGCTTCGCTCATTCATTCACCTTTTTGCTCTGGATAAAACTGGCGATGTATAGAAAGCTCGTGTTGGTCTCATTGGCCTCATTAAACTTGTCTTTCCCGCTTCCTATATGCCAGGTTCTGGTTGTTTATAAGCGCCATAGTATCAGAGCAAAAACgaagctaactagctagctaacatttatttttagaggaCAAGCGGAAGTCGACAAAAAAGACATGGTTACTGCATTGTTAATAAAAACGTAATAATAAGTCAAAGCCCTCAAAGCTTCTCGTGTCACCTAGCTACACCGTCGCAACGGAAGTCGCCAGATTTCATTGTCTTTCCTCCATCATACCTCCACTATTTTGGAGCACTGCGTCCCTTTGCCGGCGCCGGGCCCGCCCAGTACGAAGATAACCTTCGGCTTCATGATGTGCGACACCCGCTTCAACAAGCTCTGCGACGCGTTACCGAGCAAGCGGCCCAACATAAACCAGCACCGAGCGAGCGGGGAAGCGGCGCCGTGGTGACCGGTGAGTGCGTGTCAGTTGTGTCGGTCGGTGGAAGAACAGGACGGCTTCCACTTCCGCTGTTGACTTCATCCACCAATGAGGTTTCCCCACACTGTGCGTGATGCAGAGTCGTGACCACGCCCTCCCAGTGcacttgttatttttttcaatgcagAGGTCGGGTGAcgcccctccctccctccatccctctcCCTCGCTCtcgccctctctctctcccttcctccctccGCTGCCTCTACAGCATCAGCACCTCCAAACCGTACAAGGCGACCCGCCGCTGGGAAGAGGATGCTCTCCCCTCCGTTATGATCCACAGCCTAGCGATGAGGCGGCTAACCGAGGGGCTGATTGTATGCTTTTATCACGTCCACTCCGCCTCGCTGCCTCCATTCATGATGCACCATTCATGGGTCTCCGCGGATGGAAGCACACTGCGAGGAAAGCTTTAAAACATCCCCCGCTGGCTCCGCCTTTACGAGCTCGCCTTTTCGCATCTTCTGTTTTCATGTAGGTCAGAGCGATGAAGACCCCGATTTTGGCTTACGAGGGCGCCGCGTGAATTTCGGGCAAATCCGAGGAAAGCCGAGCGAACAAAAGGCATCCCAgccctcatcctcctcctcctcctctgacgCACCTGGCTGCCCTGTCGCCACTTGACATGACAGCGCAGAGCCGGCAGCAGGGCAGCAGGATCAAGGGGCACCGACGTGCAGCCGGACGTGCGGACTCGACCAGGAGCGGGGGACGCTTGGCGGAGCGGAAGCAGCAGCCCAGGGGAGGCCGGATTGCAGTTTCTGGGGACGAGCGCCAAGGGCAGTGCGGCAGTCAGCAGACAGACCGGGGGGAGGAGGCTGCGGAGATCTGTGATATGCTCTCCCCCGAAACCACCCTCCACACCATCCTGGAGATATGATGGTAGATGTTTGTGTGCTTGATCTGTGGTGACTGTGGCACTCCCCGATCATCCTCTCCACTCTTCCTTCCCAACTAATCACTGGTGATGTGCAATTAAAAGCTAAGGTCTGCTCTCCAGGCACGGGTGGAGCCCTGAGGGGGGACTGATGAGCATACTGGCCAGGCATCACTTGGTCCctccttctctgtttttgctcCTTCTGCTTGTCGCCTCCACTATGGGCTGCCTTCAAAGCATCGCCTGCAAGCCCCGCATCAGGCGGGAGAACATCGTGGTGTACGAGGTGTCTGCCTCTATTGACCAGTGTCCTACAATCATAGAGGAGAACTCACCGATTGTGCTCCGTTATAAGACACCCTACTTCAGGGCCTCAGCAGGAGTTGTGATGCCGCCTGTGCCCCGCAATGAGACCTGGGTGGTGGGCTGGATCCAAGCCTGTACCCAGATGGAGTTCTACAACACCTATGGTGATATTGGCATGTGAGGAGAAGATGCCACCTGGCTCTTTATGTTGCATCTTCACTCAGGTAAAGTAAGTTTCACCTGTCTGTGTCCTGTCTTGGCGCAGGTCTAGCTGGGAGCTACCAGAGCTGCGAGAGGGCCGGGTGAAGGCCATTAGCGACTCAGATGGCGTCAGCTACCCTTGGTATGGCAACACCACGGAGACAGTGACCCTGACCGGCCCCACGTCCAAACCATCTCGGCTGACGGTCAGCATGAATGACAACTTCTACCCCAGCGTGACCTGGGCAGTCCCCATCAGCAACAGCAACACCCCGATGCTGACCCACATCACCCGGGACCAGAGCTTCATCACCTGGCTGGTGGCCATGAACTCTGTCACCAAGGTAGGAGCAGACCGCAGAGAGCCAGCCGGCTGTCTGTTCTCACATCATTTTGCTTCAGTTTCATGTGCCTCCATCAACATTTTTGTCTGAGCTGTTAATGCAGAACACTGGCTGTACATCCAGACTCTGTATTTCACAAAGACAGGCTGTGGCGGTATCAGCTCCTCTTGCACTTTTCTCTTTTGGTGTAAAGTTACAAATGACTGAATTATGGCCAATGGAAAGCCCCTGCAGTGGTCATTAAAACTCAGTCAGGCTGCAGAAGAAGATTTTAGTCAggcatgttttctgttgtgttgcAAGCTTGTTCAGCTTCTCTCTGGACAGATTAGCATAGTTTAAGACctcaactccagtcctcaagactGCAACTTTTGGATGCATCCCTGCTCGCAGCCATTTAGTCAAAAGGCTGAATTCTTTCACCAGTTCAGCTCTGCAAAGACCTGATAACGGTGACTTCATTTGATCCAGCTGTGTTAGAGAAGGTATgcgtctaaaagttgcagggtgTTAGCTCTCCAGGTGTGGACTTGGACACTCCTGTTCAAGACAAACAATCATGCAATAGATAATATAAAGCAACTTCAAGACCATCATAATTCCCATTATTGAAGGAGTATTACTGCCATACCGAGTACATCCTTCTTGTCTTCTCTAGGAGCGCATTGTGCTGCAGACGGTGCGATGGAGGATGCGGGTCGACATCGCCGTGGATCCGGACATGCCACTCGGATCCAGGGCCTCGCTTGTTGGTCGACCGTACCAGGAGCAGCCGCACATCCTCAACTACCAGGAGCCCATTCCTCCCAACGCTCTGGGTAGGCCGAACGCCAACGACGCCCAAGTGCTGATGTGGAGGCCGCGTAGAGGGGCACCGCTTGTGGTCATACCGCCAAAATAGGAGGGGGTGAAATCTCTGCACAGACAAAAGCACAGGTGCTCCCTTTAAGGAAAAAGGGAGGACGGAGTGGTCACAGTGCCCGCTGGTGTCCTTGCAGGTCCTAATTTCTAAAGGACTGAAGTGGACTGTTACCTTAAGCCAAAGCGAAGGTTGAATCTTGAATCTGACACAGCAGTCAGTAGAAAAACACCACAGTTTGTCCTCCAGGACCTTGAGCGACATCACGGCTGGTCTAAACCCCGCCGCCCCCCGATAAGTTTTGAACTGCATATTTATCTCTGCCTGCATTTTAGCAAAGTACAAACCCAGATTTTAGACGTACCGCAGAGGTATTAGTCAACAACAAGAACTGTATCCCGCATCCTTATGTAGACCTTATTGCATGAGAGTGAggagactgaaaaaaaagaagaagaagaagaaaaaaaattgttcttatAGAAGTTTAAGagcagcagtttgttttgtatAACTTGATACCTGAAGACATTTTGATTGACAAGTCAGCCAAAATACGATGCGGGCTGGTTTGACCTCGTCGGTGCCAACAAAGGCCTTCAGCACACCCAGTACTGCTATTAAAGGATGTACTCAGACCAGTTCAAGGAATCTTAAGTATTATATGAGTCTTTTTAGGTTTAAGATTAAACCCATGCATCCATCAGATTGTATTGAGAGCACCCACGTGGAAGGGGAACACTACTGCTATCGTTTTCACAGGAGTCCTCTATCACTTCTGGTATATTTTCGCCTCTTTTGTGCGGCTGATATACTGTATTTCAGTGGGTGTCGGATGGCTTTAAAGATGAGCTGGATCTCTTCATgcgttaaataagaaaaaaaaaaaaaaaaaaaaa
This is a stretch of genomic DNA from Gambusia affinis linkage group LG12, SWU_Gaff_1.0, whole genome shotgun sequence. It encodes these proteins:
- the cmpk gene encoding UMP-CMP kinase, whose protein sequence is MLGRLLGNASQSLLKRVSHIMKPKVIFVLGGPGAGKGTQCSKIVEAYNYTHLSAGDLLRAERGREGSEFGQLIDNYIKEGKIVPVEITISLLRQSMEETMTKDQTKSYFLIDGFPRNEDNLQGWNRVMDGKADVKFVLFFDCSNEVCIDRCLERGKSSGRTDDNRESLEKRIQTYLNSTRPIIEQYQKHGKVRTIDASRSVDQVFADVKAILDKEA
- the fam78ba gene encoding protein FAM78B produces the protein MSILARHHLVPPSLFLLLLLVASTMGCLQSIACKPRIRRENIVVYEVSASIDQCPTIIEENSPIVLRYKTPYFRASAGVVMPPVPRNETWVVGWIQACTQMEFYNTYGDIGMSSWELPELREGRVKAISDSDGVSYPWYGNTTETVTLTGPTSKPSRLTVSMNDNFYPSVTWAVPISNSNTPMLTHITRDQSFITWLVAMNSVTKERIVLQTVRWRMRVDIAVDPDMPLGSRASLVGRPYQEQPHILNYQEPIPPNALGRPNANDAQVLMWRPRRGAPLVVIPPK